The window tgaacaaaaaattttttgcttcaaaatcGGAAAGTCGCAACGCGTCTCCGGTTGTGCGTTGAGAGATTCTCGCTTCCGACAAGATTTTACTCCTTTCGTTGAAACCAGAAGGAGCTATGCGTTGTCCAGTGCTCCGATTATTGCACTTTAcgcaaaataacaataaacaattaatttttcgtcTGCGACTTTGGAGCCGCACTCCCCAGTGAACACAAATCACAGTCCTAACAATTCAACCTCAAAATTCTGCAGGAACgtgcttaaaaattaaagcccCGTGCGGCACCAAAACGCGTTCCACTGCgtaaaaataaacttgaacCGCACATATCGCCAGGGATCTAAGGAAGTTAAAAGTTTATCCATAAAATTCTTCCCGCTTATTAAACCGCACTGGAATCCTTATAGCAATTATTAAGAACGATCGGTTCTTCATAAGATAAAGTGATTTCTCAGGCGTTCATTGGAACTATTTACCAAACTGCGCTCCACCTTTGACGTTTATGATCGTCagcaaatggtaaaaaatagaGAGGTAAGAAGCCAAGAATCAGCACTATCCGTGCCCGCTTAtctcttgaaatattttgtttattttctgacACCAGTACCAACTCTCAAAATAGACATTCCATGAGTACGCTTCcttgtttgttttattaattacgtTTTCCACCTTAATCTAAATTCTGCTCGATCCCCATAAAATAACCTCCCCCCTCGCTCCATACACACCCACCCACTCCCCGAATATCTCTTTTGCAAACTCATAATGGCAACCCCTCACCCATCCACCCCCCACCCTAATCCCGGCTAGTGTAAGCATCATAATCCGGCGAGTTGTCTATGTTCAAAAATGCAGCATCTTATCACCCCCTCCACTACCCCTGGACATTAATTCGGACCACCCCATTGGCCGAGAGCCGCCTATGCGAACTTGCGAAACTATACACGCACGTTGGACCCCCGAAATTATACCAGAGGACCCGGCAGTTCGAGATCTGTTCATTCAGTTGCCGGTTGTCCATTACCGAAAGTAGTCGACGGACCGAACGAGAGAAAAAGTACAAGAACGTCGCGTTGTGGCTCAGCGTTTAAACGGTCAGTTCAGGATTTGCCGGTCAGTGAAATGTTCGGTTAAAAATTCGGATGACGCCTCCGCAATGGGCTAAACACGTGTTGTTTTCCGTGTGTTTGTTtcttttcgtttaattttctttcgtttcaTGACTATGTCTCGCGTTGAGTTTGGCCTTTGCACTAGTTTCTTAACAAAACTACCACCGGACTTAACCACGTTGGTCATGTTATGATAGTGACAGAGTGactgttgtatttttatttggactattatttttttccgtttCAAAACTGAACTAGAGATAACCGTGCCGCAGTTAAATGGCAAGCAGCAGTGGTGTTAACCAATCCTTCCAGCAGCAGTTTAAGTGTAATGAGTGTAGCTTGACGCTGAATTCGGCAGAATCGCTAGAAGTCCATCGCCAGTATCACGCAGGGAATTTAATGCAACAGTGGGCTGCAAAACCACAGAACGCGCAGGAGGAAAAGAATAACAACATGACGAAGCAAGCCGCGAACATCAAACGTGAGTTTGTTTCAAACAATTCTATGCAGAGTGATGGTTCTGATATGCAAAAGAGGAGCCCTGAGTATCAGCGCACCACCCCCGAGGCCATTTATACCCACCCACCGACCCCTCAAAGCTATCAAAGCGCTGCATCTCCCTATCAAAACAACGACAATTCCATATACTCTACTTCAAATTactcaaattttcaagttgtgAAAAACGAGTCTGTTTCCCCGGCTTTTCAGCAGCCTAGCCATTTTTCaccattttctcattttcctGACCAACAACGTTATTCTGctccaattgaatttttccaagCGGAGCAGAATAACTCCTACTCGAACGAGACTCACTCCGGCAAAGtaatttcttctaattttcgTTATAACCCTTATGTGCGACAGCAATACTATGATTCATCAAAAACTGCCCATCCGGGCAGCCCCAACTATCCTCCCCAGCCGACCCCCTCCCCGAGCCCAAAACACTGTGATAAATGTGGTTTTATGTGTGAAACCGCTGCCCAGTTAATAGACCACACAAATCTTAATCATTTGAATAATCCCAGTAATCAGTATATGTTTGAACAACAGGCAACTGTTAAAGAGGAGGAAGTTTCTCAAAGCGAGATTCTGGACCTTGACTCCCAAAAAGTTGTTCATCCTGCGTGGGCAGAATCGAAGGAACCCAGCGATAAACGGCCAAATGGCGAACCTGGAAATTCTCATACCATTTCCACCATGTTAAATCCTTGGCCTAGTCAAACCGCTCATCAACAGACTATGTTTCAAGCTGATcagaatatttacataaacgATGCGGGggatcaaaaattgtttagtttGCCATCAATACATCAAGACAGCAAGTTGTTCTCTGCTGACCAAAAGATGTTTCCTGCACATCATGCAGAGAATCAAAACTTTATTAACGGCGGCGTATCGTCGTCATCTAATCCAGATATGGGTTCCGTAAACCAACAATATAGGTCATTCGAGCATTTATCACCCCCAGCTGCCAATTCTGTGATCAGCAGTTCCCAGGTGACCCAAGTTCCTAGCACCACAACGCCAACCGTTTCATCCGGTACGAAAAGCGCTAATTGGAAAAGCAATGAAGCCCGAAGGCCTAAGACGTACAACTGCACCGCTTGTAACAAGTGGTTTACCAGCTCCGGGCATCTGAAAAGGCATTATAATACCACCTTGCATAAGAACGCCGTGAAATCTAGTGGCCAACCAGATCCGGCCACAATGCCTATTAGTGCCCACCATCATCCAGCTCGAGATTCTGCATCCAACAAAGACGACCGGCAAAACTCTAATAGTCCGCGCGAAGACTCTAGAGGGGATGATAGCAACGGAATGGCTCAATATGATTCCAGATTAGCCTCGATGTCTGGAATTATCCAGCCCTCGCCGAATGGGCCGTACGATCGGTCACCATCGATGCACCACGCAACGCCGATGCACTCACCGTTGGGTCAGCACCATGGCCCGTTACCACATCCAGGCGCTTTAGCTGGACCCATGATGCCAAGCCCAGGATTTTCTGGAATATCTAATGGCAGCCCCCCAAACGGGGACGCAGGTCTCTCGCCACAGGACACGAGAGGCCTTTTAACTTCGATGGCTCCATCAACCCATGGCTTCAACATGATGCCACAGCCCCACATGATGCCAATGGATGCGTCGCAGATTTCGATGTACCCAAACGGGTATGCCCCCCACGTTACGCAAGTTACGGCTATCACCAACAACCCCAGTATTACTGGTGAAGAGCAGAACTATGTAGCCCAAGAGAACCAACGTCTTCCCAGTTTTGCGCATATCCAAGCGCATCGATTTGGAGGAGGTTATGCTAGCGTGGGGGGTTCGGGGTCCACGTCGACCCTACCTTCTATGAATTTCTTAAGTTCTTATGGAGTGGAGTTGAACGATGCTTCTAGACAGTTGGTTTTAAGGGAAGAAGATGCCAATGGAAGATGTACGATGACCAATCTGGATAGGTTTGCCATTCTACCTCAGAGCGATGGAGTTGCCCAACAACAAGTCTTCAACAGGGAAAATATTCTGTACAACATTTGCCCTAGCGAGCAGTTCTCCCCAACGTCTACCAATAACAACAACGATGTCTCCTTCAATGATACCACTGGCAATACAGACGTCACTACGTACTTGAATGCCGACATCAATCACGAGGCTAATGTGCAATCGCAGGATGTCGTAACAGTACCGCCACAAGACGCTCAAGGAGAGAGCAAGGAGAACTACGAAGAAGGGAACGTGAGCACTCCAAGCACTCCTGGAACAGACGAAAACCAGGAGGAACTAAGCAAGACAAAGTGTTATGACTGTGATAAGGTTTTCAACCGTCCTTGCTACTTAACTCAGCATAACAAAACTTTCCATAGCGGCGACAAACCGTACAAGTGCCAAAGATGCGGCAAACGATTTTCAGATGAGGAAACTTTTGAGCGGCACTCTAGCAAGCATGCTGGAGACAAACCGCATAAATGCGAGAAATGCccgaaaatgtttaatcaTAAAACTGACTTGAGAAGGCACATTTGCTGTCATACCGGCAGAAAGCCATACGCTTGCCAAACTTGCGGAAAAGGTTTCATCAGAAAAGAccatatggtcaaacacaTGGACACCCATTTGAGGAAGAATCAGAAACTTAGTGCAATGAGAAGCTgaaaagctttaaaatgagGCGTCAGCTTGGACGTCAGTGAGTGTTACCAAAAACTGTCGAGCAgataacataaattatttatgttctGTGCTTAACAGTTTTAGGGAAAACTATTTCTAGttaattcaaagaaaattgatgttttttttgtgtacTTGTCCCCTAATGGAAGTTTTGCTTAAAAAGGTTGCTAAAAACGTGTATCATGAACTTGCTGACCAACTGGCACTCTACctattattgtaaataatgaGTAGTTAATACTTCAGAAGTGTTGATTTGTTTCGAGCCAAGGGAGGGCAGTTTgacttattaatattttttattaatgtttcgAGATTTTTTATGAACGTTGTATATATGTTTTCAAGGATTTCATCTAGGTCAGGAACTGGGTTATGGagtttttgttagtttttctTGCCAAAGTATTTAAACGTTTAATTATTCCACCTTAAGTAATTATTTCATATATAGTGTGTTTCGAAATTAGTCTGCAATAATTTAACAGCACATTCTGCGTCGGAAAGTGTGACAAAAGTTCGAAGGTCCGAAAGCGCTTCAACTGCAACGCTTtgcaaaatatgtaaaaaattccaACAGTCCTTATCTTGGGAACGCAGCGTTTTTCAATCTAACTTCGTATGAACTTTTTGTCACATTTTCAGGGGAGAATTTTCATCGCATATTAATTTCGGGAGACTctgtatacagggcgtcccaacCCTAGATGATATCATCGCTTCACATactagagaataaaattttagactAAAAGTTTACGGTTAAAAAAGCTGCCTTCAAGGCTCACTCGCTTATACGCGGTGTGTCCAAAACAAAGATGCATTGAGTACCGTGCTAAAACAGTGAGGGGCGAATTTCGTGGAGGTCAAAAGGTTGCCCTTTAAGTGCAAAAGTCGATTTTTGCATGCAAGCAAGGACAAAAACTCAACAGCTCCAGTGGGCTTCGTCGTTCTGTTGGTGGCACTGTGCACACACAGGATGGCCGAAAGTTGCCCAAACTGGCaataatttcacattttatcGCTAGAACATTTGCCGAGTGTTCACTCAACGGTAATCAGAAGAAACAAATGCGAACCACACGTTTTGAGCAAAATAAAGGGGTGTTCGATCCGTTCCGCCTTGGTTCTGTCTCTGAACGTGAATACGTATTGAAGGCGGCTTCTTTAATcatcattttttcaataaagtttGATCAAGTAACAATTTGAGCACCTAAATAGAATTGAGACATCATGTATATTGAGATGTAAATATAAACGAGGACGataattttcgtaaaaaaaaaatctataaaacagttcaaaatggcaaaaaaaatctcaaagatTTAAAACTCTAAATTGTACTAGCATTATTAAGTTTCTCTGTATGATTATTTGACCACGATTTGTTGCCTTTAAGggttaattatttcgaaaaaatatttctgttggTTTCGAAAAACTAACGAAAACCAGTTTCTTTTTAAAGAGATGTTATAGAAATAATTGCTCAATCacgaagtttttctttatatcTTTACAATACTAATCCAACAGCAATACCTCAGATATCTCAGTTATAAGAATagattataaaatatttatatatcaGAAGCTATACATTTAAGAACACTCTTAATTAATGTCAATGTACAAACCTAGGGATTTAATAAGCAACAAATTTGACTTGTGgtgtaaaaatattacttaaatttaatattttggagaTTTAATAGTCGAGCCCGGAAAAGTTTTCggatttgatttattaaataaataaaatattcgaaacataaataaaatgttgacATTAAAACGGGGGGTGTTATCGTTTTGGAGAATAAACCAGTCAGGCCCTATCAAACTATTTTTGCCCTGATGATGTTTACTTGCCAAAGCGATAAACCAATTGCAATAATACAGAACAACGcaagtttttatatattattttaaaataggtGTGAATTG of the Euwallacea fornicatus isolate EFF26 chromosome 9, ASM4011564v1, whole genome shotgun sequence genome contains:
- the LOC136340976 gene encoding uncharacterized protein, whose product is MASSSGVNQSFQQQFKCNECSLTLNSAESLEVHRQYHAGNLMQQWAAKPQNAQEEKNNNMTKQAANIKREFVSNNSMQSDGSDMQKRSPEYQRTTPEAIYTHPPTPQSYQSAASPYQNNDNSIYSTSNYSNFQVVKNESVSPAFQQPSHFSPFSHFPDQQRYSAPIEFFQAEQNNSYSNETHSGKVISSNFRYNPYVRQQYYDSSKTAHPGSPNYPPQPTPSPSPKHCDKCGFMCETAAQLIDHTNLNHLNNPSNQYMFEQQATVKEEEVSQSEILDLDSQKVVHPAWAESKEPSDKRPNGEPGNSHTISTMLNPWPSQTAHQQTMFQADQNIYINDAGDQKLFSLPSIHQDSKLFSADQKMFPAHHAENQNFINGGVSSSSNPDMGSVNQQYRSFEHLSPPAANSVISSSQVTQVPSTTTPTVSSGTKSANWKSNEARRPKTYNCTACNKWFTSSGHLKRHYNTTLHKNAVKSSGQPDPATMPISAHHHPARDSASNKDDRQNSNSPREDSRGDDSNGMAQYDSRLASMSGIIQPSPNGPYDRSPSMHHATPMHSPLGQHHGPLPHPGALAGPMMPSPGFSGISNGSPPNGDAGLSPQDTRGLLTSMAPSTHGFNMMPQPHMMPMDASQISMYPNGYAPHVTQVTAITNNPSITGEEQNYVAQENQRLPSFAHIQAHRFGGGYASVGGSGSTSTLPSMNFLSSYGVELNDASRQLVLREEDANGRCTMTNLDRFAILPQSDGVAQQQVFNRENILYNICPSEQFSPTSTNNNNDVSFNDTTGNTDVTTYLNADINHEANVQSQDVVTVPPQDAQGESKENYEEGNVSTPSTPGTDENQEELSKTKCYDCDKVFNRPCYLTQHNKTFHSGDKPYKCQRCGKRFSDEETFERHSSKHAGDKPHKCEKCPKMFNHKTDLRRHICCHTGRKPYACQTCGKGFIRKDHMVKHMDTHLRKNQKLSAMRS